In Candidatus Devosia phytovorans, the DNA window AGACGCAGAAGGCGCGCAAGGGCAATCAGAAAATCTGTCACTCGACCTTCGACGAAGTGCTGGTGATGTTCAAGGCGGACAGCAAGCCCCTGCCCGATACGATCGAGGTGGCGATGCCGCTGGGGCTTTATACCAGCTGGGAGGTCTCGGCGCCGTGCGGGCTGTGCTCGGTGGACGGGATCATCGGGCTGCTGGATGTGCCGGGGACATTCCTTGATCCCGACCGGATGAAGGCGGGGCTGATCTGGTTCACGCGCGGCTATGTGGAATATCAGTTCCCCAACAATGCCAAGCTCAGCCAGAGCCGGATCGAGGCCATGGAATTTTCCATGGAGCTGAGTTCGGAAGTGCCGGGGACCTCGGCGGACTGGCCGAGCGATATCACCTTATCGGTGAATGGCACGGAGATCGGCACCTGGATGTCGCCGGGCGATTTTGGTGACAAGCGCGGGGTTTACACCCCCGATTGGTGGCTGCTGAAGGGTAGCCAATATGGCAAGCTCAAGAGCTGGCGAGTGACCGGGGACGGCACCTATGTCGATGGCGTGAAGATCTCGCCGGTGTCTTTGGCCGATATCGATCTGGAAAGCTGGAACTCGATCCGGCTGCGTGTCGGCGTGAAGGATGATGCCAAGCATCCCGGCGGGATCAATATTTTCGGCCGCGGTTTTGGCAATTATGACCAGGATATCGTCATGCGCCTGCAAACGGCGCGCTGACTGCAAATTATCATATTTTTGTGCTGCAGTGGTCTTGCGGGTAAGGAGCGAACTCGGCTACAAATACGATAACTGATATATATCAGATAATCGGGTTTATAAAAGGGAGGACGCGCCGTGAAGGCTAAAGTCATCGCGCACAAGGATTTTACGATCAGCAAGATCGACGATCGAGTGTATGGGGCATTTCTCGAACATCTCGGCCGCGCCATCTACGAGGGTATTTACGAGCCGGACCACCCGAGCGCCGACAAGGACGGCATGCGCGGGGACGTGATCCAGCTGGTCAAGGACCTCAATGTACCTGTGGTTCGCTACCCCGGGGGAAACTTTGTTTCGGCCTATGACTGGGAAGACGGCATCGGGCCGCGCGAAGACCGCCCGACCCGGCTGGATCTGGCCTGGCATACGTCGGAAAGCAATCAGGTCGGCATTCATGAATTTGCCGACTGGTGTGCCACCGTCGGTACCGAGATGATGCTGGCGGTGAACCTGGGTTCGCGCGGCGTCGATGATGCGCGCAATTTCCTCGAATATGTGAACCATCCAGGCGGCAGCTATTACAGCGACCTGCGCATTGCCAATGGCCGCAAGGAGCCGTGGAATGTGAAAATGTGGTGTCTTGGCAACGAGATGGACGGACCCTGGCAGGTCGGCCACAAGGACGCCGACGAATATGGCAAGCTGGCCGCCAATACCGCCCGCGCCATGCGCATGTTCGATAGTTCGCTCGAGCTGATCGTCTGCGGCTCGTCGAATTCGGACATGAAGAGCTATCCCGACTGGGAGCGCATCGTGCTCGAGCATACCTATGACCATGTCGACTATATCAGCCTGCACATGTACTTCTTCAATCCGGAGAAGGAGACGGCCAACTACCTGACAATGGCCGAAAAACTCGACACCTACATCGAGACCGTGGCCTCGACGATCAAGCAGGTGAAGGCCAAGAAGCGCAGCAAGCGTGACGTCTATATCTCGTTCGACGAGTGGAACGTCTGGTATCACTCCAAGGAGCAGGACAAGGCGCTGCTCGCCGGCAACTCAGGCTGGCCGCATGCGCCGGGCCTGCTGGAAGACATCTATAATTTTGAAGACGTACTGATGGTTGGGTTGATCCTCAACACCTTCATCCGCCGTTCGGATGTGGTGAAGATCGCCGCCATTGCGCAGCTGGTCAATGTGATCGCGCCGATCATGACGGAAAAGGGCGGTCCGGCCTGGGCGCAGACCATCTATTACCCCTATTATTTCGCCTCGATCTTTGGCCGCGGCACGGCGCTGGACCTCAAGGTCGATACCCCGACCTATGATGGCAAGTATGGCCAGAACGCCGGTTATGTCGACGTATCAGGCGTTTACAACGAGGACGAAGGCACAATCAGCTTCTTCCTGGTCAACCGTCATGGCACGGAAGCCGCCGATGTTTCGCTAAGCCTGCAGGGCTTTGGCGCTGGCACGGTGATCGACCATCAGGTGATGACGCATCCGAACCTTGAGGCTACCAATACGGCCAGCAAGCAGGATGAAGTGAAGCCGCGCAAGGGCGACGGCGCTGCGATTGCCGATGGCAATCTGAGCGTGTCACTGCCGCCCTACTCGTATCAGATGGTGCGCGTGAAGGTCGGCTGAGGCTGACACACCAGATCCGATCCGGCGTCGCATTCGGGTCGAATTGGCTAGCAGACTGTCAGCATCGAGCGTGACGTCTGGTGGATATTGGTGAAGTTTTGGGGGTGCATCCGCGAAGGGTGCACCCCTTCTTTTGTATCAGGATTTTGGATTTACAGCAGCCCTCACCCGCGCCAGCAGGATGGTCGGGGCGTCCCTGTAACTGGTCTGGGCGTATTCGGTGTAGCCGAGCCTGGTGGCCAGTTTCAGCGAGGGCGTGTTGTCGGGGGCGATCAGGCAGACGGTGCGGGGCATGGTCTGGTCGACCCACGCGAGCACGGCGGTGAGGGCTTCGTGGGCGAGGCCCTGGCCGTGGAATTGGGGGAGCATAGCCCAGCCGGCTTCGGGAGTGTCGCCGATGGGTGGAGCAATGTCGCGGTGGAAATCGGCGAGGCCGAATTCGCCGACAATTTCGCCGGTGTCGCGGGTTTCAGCGAGGAAATAGCCGTAGCCCATGAGTTGCCAGTGGCCGGCATAGGTCAGGATGCGGCGCCAGACCTCTTCGGGGGTGCTGGGTCGGGTGCCGATGAAGCGGGTGACGGCGGGGTTTGACCAGAGGGTGCAGCAGGCGGGGAAGTCGGCGGCGGTGTGGGCGCGGAGGGTCAGGCGGGGGGTGGTGAGTGTTGGTGTCATGATGGTCCCTGCCCTTTCAAAATTGCAATCGTGCGCGCTGCCCTACGAACATCCCCGGTGTCATCCCGGCCTTGAGCCGGGATCCATCTTGAGATGCTCGACCTGCCGCCAGGTGGTTGCGTTGAACAGATCTACCTTGCGGCTGTGGCAGGACCTCGGGATGGGTCCCGGCTCAAGGCCGGGATGACATCGAGTTTTTGGTTCGTGCAGCGCTTATTCCTGACCTGCAGCCACGGCCGTTCTTGGCATTTCGGAGAAGATTTCGGCTTTGCCGTTGCGGAGGATGACGATTTCTTCCAGCCGCAGGCCGAACTGGCCCTGGAGGTAGATGCCGGGTTCGATGGAGAAGACCATGCCTTCGTCGAGGACCACGTCGGAGGTGGCGGTGATATAGGGCGTTTCGTGGATGTCGATGCCGAGGCCATGGCCGGTGCGGTGGAGGAAGTTGGGGCCATAGCCGGCGGCAGTGATGACGTCGCGGGCGGCCTTGTCGACGTCGCTGGCCAGCGCGCCAGGCTTGGCGGCGGCGATGGCGGCTTCCACGGCGCGGTCGATGATGGAGTGGATCTGGCCGTAGGCCTCGGGGGCCGAGCCGAAATAGCCCATGCGGGTCATGTCGGAGGGATAGCCGTCGAGGCGGCAGCCGGTGTCGATCATGACGGCATCGCCGGATTTGAGCGGGGTCGTGCCGGTGTGGTGATGCGGGAAGGCGCCGTTGGGGCCGAAGCAGACCGAGCAGAATTCGAGGGTGGCGCCATTGGCCTTGTAGAAGTCTCCAATGAAGGCGGCGACGTCGAGTTCAGTCATGCCGGGCTTGAGGGCGGCGAAGGCGGCGGTGACGGCGCGGTCGTTGAGCAGGTGCGCGGCCTTGATGCGCTGGTATTCGCTGTCGTCCTTGCGGGAGCGCAGATAGCCGACTGTGTCCTGGGTGAAGCGGCGTTTTGCGCCCGGCAGGGCATCGAGGACCAGCAGGGCGAAATCGGCGCGCATGGTCTCGTCGAGGACGATGGAGGGAGACGTGCGGGTGATGCCGGTGGCGGTGAGGATATCGTCCAAAGCGGCATTGGGGCCGTCGGCGTCGGTCCAGGGGAAGAAGGGGAGATCGGTGTGCTGGCGGGCGCTATCGACATTGAGCGCGGGCATGAGGAAGCCGGCGAAGGTCTGGGAGACCATGAGCATGACCGGGCGCTCGTCGCCATGGGGCGAGAGATCGGCGAGATAGACCATGTGGCTTGAGGGGCCGATGACGACGAGGTCGGTGGCGGTGGCCGACATGCGGGCGCGGAGGTTGGCGAGGCGGGTGGTGAGGGTGGTCATGGTGTGGCTCGGATAGTTGGTTTGGTGGGATGGCAACATCTCTCCACACCCGCGGTGTCACCCCGGCCTTGAGCCGGGGCCTATCTCGAGATTTTGTCGCTGCCGCAAGGTGGTCGTGATCGTCACAAAGACCTTGCGGCAGGACCTCGATCTCGGGATGGGTCCCGGCTCAAGGCCGGGATGACACCGAGTGTGTGGAGAGACCGTGCGCTCGAATTAGCCCGAAAGATCCACCAACCGCCCGCCCCGGTTTGGGGAGCTTGGCCAGGAGGTCCCTGCCCCGCTCGATGACTTGATGTCTCGCGGCCCGGCCCTAAGGCTGGGTGGGTGGCTGGTGGATCGGTTTCGACCTAACGAAATGTGAAGCCGGGCACGAGGGAGGAGTCCGGCTTCGGATTGCGACGGCGGCTTGGAGACCGCCGGCGCAATTTCATGAAGGAGAAGAGTACCCCCTCCTAACCTCCCCCTGAATAGGGGGAGGGATCATATCGAGTTCAGGGAGCGTCTGGGCCATTCGGGCATAGCCCTCATGGCCTTCTCACCTAAAATCGCTCCACCGGAGCGATTTTGCCCTGCGGGCCAGTTCGAAGATCTCGGGATGGGTCCCGGCTCAAGGCCGGGATGACACCGAGTTTGGGGAGGGCGCGAGGCCCAATACTTGCGCCGACTTAGTTTTTGGTCACCAGGCGGTAATACACGAAGTCCGAGTTGGAGCCGTTGACGTAGCCTTCCACGTTGGTGGCCATGCCGATCTGGAGGGCGGCCTGGAACATGATGACGATCGGGCTTTCGGCCTGGACCTTTTCCTGCAGGTCGACGTAGAGCTCGTTGCGCTTGGCCTGATCGGGTTCGGCCAGGGCGGCGTTGACTTCGTCGTTCATCTCGACCGGAACGGCCCAGCTGTTGCGCCAGGTGGTGGTGGCGGCGTAACTGGCGTCCGAATTGTCGGAATTATAGGCGAAGGCCTTGGCGTTGGAATGCGGGTCCATGAAGTCGGGGCCCCAGTACAGCAGCATGGCTTGATGGGTGCGCTCGCGGTACTTGGTGATGACCTGGGCGCCGGTGCCGGGCAGGATTTCGAAGTTGATGCCGGCTTCGGCAAAGCCAGCCTGGAGCGACTGGGCGATGTCGGTGAAGGGAGCCGAGTTGATCACGTCGAGGGTGACGTTGATCGGCGTGGTGATGCCGGCGTCGGCCAGGATCTGCTTGGCCTTTTCGACGTCATAGCTATAGGGCGTTTCGTCGTAGGAGCCCGGGAAACCCTTGGGCCAGAAGGCCTGGTGCTTTTCCATCTGGCCCTTGAGGAAGGTCTCGGTCATGCCGTCGTAATCGACAAGATAACGCGCGGCTTCCCAGACGGCCGGCGGGGTCAGCGACTCGGTCTTCTGGTTGAAGGAGAGGAAGTGAACGGCGGCCTGAGGGAAGGTTTCCACCTTGACCGATTCCGGCAGGCCGGCGATCTGGTCGGGGGTGAGGTTCTTGGCCATGTCGACGTCGCCCGAGGTCAGCAGCAGCTGCTGGGTGGCGGCTTCGGCAACGTGGCGGATGAGGATCTGCTTCATGGCGGGGGCGCCGCCAAAATAGGTCTCATTGGCGGTCATACGGACCAGTTCGGCCGGGCGATAGTCGGTCAGGACATAGGGGCCCGAGCCGGCCGAATTGGTATTGAGCCAGGCATTGCCCCAGTCTTCGCCTTCGACATGCTCGGAAACCAGAACTTCGTCAACGATGGAGGCCGGGCGCGAGGCCAGGACGTTGAGGACGAAGGCCGACGCGAAATCGCCTTCCCACTGCACGGTGACGGTGTTGCCGTCGACGGTGACCATCTGGTCGATGTTTTCCGGGGTCCAGCCGAGCTGGGTCAGGATGAAGGCGGGGGTCAGGTTGAGCGAGACCACGCGCTTGAAGGTATAGTGCACGTCTTCGGCGCGGACCGGGTTGCCCGAGGCGAAGGTGGCGCCATCACGCATGGTGAAGGTCAGGGTCTTGGCGGCTTCGTCGGCCACCCATTCCGAGGCCAGGCCCGGCGCGAGAACAGTGGTGTCCTCGGCGGCATACTGGACCAGGTGGTCATAGAGATTGGCGTTGATCTCGCCGGCCGAGAATTCATAGGCCTGGGCGGGATCGAGGGCGACGATGTCGTCGATGTTCTGGGCAATGACCAGAGCTTCGGCCGGGGGTCGCGGCGTAAACTGCACCAGCCGCGAGCGGCATGGACAGAGCAGTCGCGAGCAGTGCGGCTGTAAACAGCTTCATGTGCGTTTCTCCTTGGATGTGACGATCTTCTTGTTCTTCACCGGCTTAGGGCCGGTTTTTGCTGCCGGCCCGACCTGCCGCGAGGGCTTGGCCGAGGACCGGAAGAGGGTGAGCGTGCCGGTCCAGAGGAGGCGCGCGGGCTGATCGGTGTGGTTGGACCAGGAATGGGGACGATTGCCGCGGAAATGGAGGCTATCGCCGGCGCTCATGATCATTTCCTCGCCATCGAGGCGCTGGGTGA includes these proteins:
- a CDS encoding helix-turn-helix domain-containing protein, which encodes MSRNFLVVDPEEGIEVLRALASPVRARILKLLHVDGAMNGNDIAEALGLPQSTVSTNIQVLEGAGLIRTETQKARKGNQKICHSTFDEVLVMFKADSKPLPDTIEVAMPLGLYTSWEVSAPCGLCSVDGIIGLLDVPGTFLDPDRMKAGLIWFTRGYVEYQFPNNAKLSQSRIEAMEFSMELSSEVPGTSADWPSDITLSVNGTEIGTWMSPGDFGDKRGVYTPDWWLLKGSQYGKLKSWRVTGDGTYVDGVKISPVSLADIDLESWNSIRLRVGVKDDAKHPGGINIFGRGFGNYDQDIVMRLQTAR
- a CDS encoding alpha-N-arabinofuranosidase; this encodes MKAKVIAHKDFTISKIDDRVYGAFLEHLGRAIYEGIYEPDHPSADKDGMRGDVIQLVKDLNVPVVRYPGGNFVSAYDWEDGIGPREDRPTRLDLAWHTSESNQVGIHEFADWCATVGTEMMLAVNLGSRGVDDARNFLEYVNHPGGSYYSDLRIANGRKEPWNVKMWCLGNEMDGPWQVGHKDADEYGKLAANTARAMRMFDSSLELIVCGSSNSDMKSYPDWERIVLEHTYDHVDYISLHMYFFNPEKETANYLTMAEKLDTYIETVASTIKQVKAKKRSKRDVYISFDEWNVWYHSKEQDKALLAGNSGWPHAPGLLEDIYNFEDVLMVGLILNTFIRRSDVVKIAAIAQLVNVIAPIMTEKGGPAWAQTIYYPYYFASIFGRGTALDLKVDTPTYDGKYGQNAGYVDVSGVYNEDEGTISFFLVNRHGTEAADVSLSLQGFGAGTVIDHQVMTHPNLEATNTASKQDEVKPRKGDGAAIADGNLSVSLPPYSYQMVRVKVG
- a CDS encoding GNAT family N-acetyltransferase is translated as MTPTLTTPRLTLRAHTAADFPACCTLWSNPAVTRFIGTRPSTPEEVWRRILTYAGHWQLMGYGYFLAETRDTGEIVGEFGLADFHRDIAPPIGDTPEAGWAMLPQFHGQGLAHEALTAVLAWVDQTMPRTVCLIAPDNTPSLKLATRLGYTEYAQTSYRDAPTILLARVRAAVNPKS
- a CDS encoding Xaa-Pro peptidase family protein, yielding MTTLTTRLANLRARMSATATDLVVIGPSSHMVYLADLSPHGDERPVMLMVSQTFAGFLMPALNVDSARQHTDLPFFPWTDADGPNAALDDILTATGITRTSPSIVLDETMRADFALLVLDALPGAKRRFTQDTVGYLRSRKDDSEYQRIKAAHLLNDRAVTAAFAALKPGMTELDVAAFIGDFYKANGATLEFCSVCFGPNGAFPHHHTGTTPLKSGDAVMIDTGCRLDGYPSDMTRMGYFGSAPEAYGQIHSIIDRAVEAAIAAAKPGALASDVDKAARDVITAAGYGPNFLHRTGHGLGIDIHETPYITATSDVVLDEGMVFSIEPGIYLQGQFGLRLEEIVILRNGKAEIFSEMPRTAVAAGQE